In a genomic window of Methylobacter sp. YRD-M1:
- a CDS encoding TolC family protein, whose translation MILKNIEITVIGNNGPLIAAARTVSQRFITSRSKARYCFALGACLMMLAPSKQSCAITLVDAVHQGLAIHPDVKSAMAKVEQATTEVDIAEAGYYPKLEASIGPTQSIRSNLSYNYNLTATQMLYDWGRVESQVDSASANMRQETESLLIMREDAALDISESYLDVLAYEQRIETVRGHIERLEELNKLSQKRGEAGYEDRSEQGRVGLELARAQEQLAIEQGNLQNARQQYQELIGEPAEALDEPALESFSQRLADKDALERAIMDSPIYRQAKEKQAIEEAKVHEADARLLPELDLEGTVTRRPIGGEMTDDQIVSLRIKIDPFQGLSNFQRTDAARQRLEAAKWDSGARQRDIRRKILTLFESESALKDREQSLNEQIKNGVDVSSVYQEQFVVGLRNMTELLNIHQERFDAERQLINLQYERKRVQYRTAAQLGQLVPLLEGRLSETVAQ comes from the coding sequence TTGATCTTAAAAAACATTGAAATCACCGTGATTGGAAATAACGGGCCGCTTATTGCGGCGGCCCGTACCGTCAGCCAGAGGTTTATCACGTCCAGGAGCAAAGCGCGTTATTGTTTTGCTCTTGGTGCTTGTCTGATGATGTTGGCGCCGTCAAAGCAGTCCTGTGCGATTACCCTGGTGGATGCTGTGCACCAGGGATTGGCCATCCATCCTGATGTCAAGTCGGCCATGGCCAAGGTAGAACAAGCCACGACCGAAGTCGATATCGCCGAGGCCGGTTATTATCCCAAACTGGAAGCGTCAATCGGCCCCACGCAAAGCATAAGGAGCAATCTGAGCTATAATTACAACCTCACCGCCACGCAAATGCTATATGACTGGGGGCGGGTGGAAAGCCAGGTCGATAGCGCTTCGGCGAATATGCGCCAAGAGACAGAGTCTCTACTGATAATGCGCGAAGACGCTGCTCTGGATATCAGCGAGAGCTATCTTGATGTGCTTGCGTATGAGCAACGGATCGAGACTGTGCGCGGCCATATTGAACGCTTGGAGGAACTGAACAAATTGAGCCAAAAAAGGGGCGAGGCAGGCTATGAGGATCGAAGCGAGCAGGGCCGGGTCGGTCTGGAACTGGCTCGAGCCCAAGAGCAGCTGGCGATCGAACAAGGCAATTTACAAAATGCCAGGCAGCAATACCAGGAATTGATCGGAGAGCCGGCAGAGGCTCTGGATGAACCGGCTCTCGAATCGTTTTCCCAACGGCTGGCGGATAAGGATGCGCTGGAGAGAGCCATTATGGACTCGCCGATTTATCGTCAGGCAAAGGAAAAGCAGGCTATCGAAGAAGCCAAGGTGCATGAAGCCGATGCAAGGCTGCTTCCGGAGCTGGATCTGGAAGGCACGGTAACGCGCCGGCCGATCGGTGGTGAAATGACCGATGACCAGATTGTCTCCTTGCGTATAAAAATAGACCCTTTCCAGGGCTTGTCCAATTTCCAGCGTACTGATGCCGCCCGTCAGCGTCTCGAGGCCGCCAAATGGGATTCGGGCGCCAGACAGCGCGATATCCGCCGCAAGATTCTGACATTGTTTGAAAGCGAATCTGCCTTGAAAGATCGCGAGCAATCACTTAACGAACAGATAAAAAACGGCGTAGATGTCAGCTCAGTCTATCAGGAGCAGTTTGTCGTTGGCTTGCGCAACATGACCGAACTGCTAAACATTCATCAGGAGCGCTTCGATGCGGAGCGCCAATTAATCAATTTGCAATACGAGCGCAAGCGAGTGCAATACCGTACCGCAGCCCAGCTGGGGCAGCTGGTGCCATTGCTGGAAGGACGCTTGTCTGAAACAGTCGCACAATGA
- a CDS encoding type I secretion system permease/ATPase gives MKDNQQFVNNTILDSYQAPRTEDPLREGLVLLCRHFGYTVSIAELSEGLALEQGRLPLKLVPRALRRVGITARVVNYPLQEISTRMLPALLLLRDGRTLLLVEYQLGQALLLDPESDGGELTMSLDELDSLYSGTVLFARPRYRPDERAGNFAREEQEHWLKGPVRASWRDYSTAGLAALMGNLLAISSALFGMQVYDRVVPNDAFDSLWILASGVAIAITLEFVLRSLRAHMLDVTGKRLDLLLSSRLFEQVLQIRLQSKPASMGAFSSQVREFESVRDFLTSTTISAISDIPFVLLFMGVIFLIGGPVVWVPFGAVWLMLLPGLLAQPVLARLSRQHLREGAIKNGVLLEAIENLETIKASRAEGRLLQMWENLTAELSSAEIKARSITALLGYAASMTQQFCYVGVIIVGVYQISAGEMTVGALFACSILAGRTIAPIAQVAGILARWQHVKVAMEGLDSLMTAPVERPFGRRFARSHALRGHYRLEEVRLNYQSDGPPALNIPQLEVQPGTHVALLGGNGAGKSTLLRLLAGLTSPNEGRILLEDLSISQIDPADLRQAVGYLPQDTVLFYGTLRDNLIPDNAGQTDDELFAALDGVGLGSFVRAHPLGLDMLLEGNNSVSGGQRQAIALARLLLQDPRIVLLDEPTAAFDNENEARVVQYLQTWLKGRTLILSTHKRALLTLTERALVLRQGRVVMDGPLTSIVNGNQVKVTESSL, from the coding sequence ATGAAAGATAACCAACAATTTGTCAACAACACGATCCTGGACAGTTATCAGGCGCCACGGACGGAGGATCCGTTGCGCGAAGGGCTGGTTTTGCTATGTCGCCACTTCGGCTATACAGTCAGCATCGCTGAGCTGAGTGAAGGTCTGGCTTTGGAGCAGGGGCGTTTACCGCTCAAGCTGGTTCCTCGCGCCTTGCGCCGAGTGGGAATCACTGCCCGTGTCGTGAATTACCCGCTTCAGGAGATTAGCACACGGATGCTGCCAGCATTGCTACTGTTGCGGGACGGGCGCACTCTGTTGCTGGTTGAGTATCAGTTAGGGCAGGCGCTTCTGCTTGATCCTGAGAGTGATGGCGGTGAGCTGACTATGAGTCTGGACGAATTGGATAGTCTGTACAGTGGTACTGTGCTGTTCGCCCGGCCCCGTTATCGTCCTGATGAGCGCGCGGGCAATTTTGCCCGGGAAGAGCAGGAACACTGGCTAAAAGGCCCCGTCAGGGCGAGCTGGCGTGATTATAGCACTGCCGGTCTGGCCGCCCTGATGGGCAACTTGCTTGCCATTTCCTCAGCGCTGTTCGGCATGCAAGTCTATGACCGAGTCGTACCGAATGACGCTTTCGATTCACTATGGATACTCGCCAGTGGCGTGGCTATAGCTATAACTCTGGAATTTGTGCTACGGAGTTTACGGGCTCATATGCTGGATGTTACCGGTAAACGCCTGGATCTGTTGTTGTCTTCCCGACTATTCGAACAAGTTCTCCAGATACGGCTGCAGTCCAAGCCTGCTTCGATGGGCGCTTTCAGCAGCCAAGTTCGCGAATTCGAGTCGGTGCGCGATTTTTTAACCTCGACCACAATATCGGCCATTAGTGACATACCTTTCGTCCTGCTGTTCATGGGGGTGATCTTCCTGATTGGTGGCCCCGTGGTTTGGGTCCCATTCGGAGCAGTCTGGCTGATGTTATTGCCTGGGCTACTCGCCCAACCCGTTCTGGCTCGGTTGTCCCGGCAACACTTGCGAGAAGGAGCCATCAAGAACGGCGTACTGCTGGAGGCCATCGAGAATCTGGAAACAATCAAGGCCAGTCGGGCCGAGGGACGGCTGCTGCAAATGTGGGAAAACCTGACGGCTGAACTTTCCAGTGCGGAGATCAAGGCACGTTCCATTACCGCCTTGCTTGGTTATGCGGCATCCATGACGCAACAGTTTTGTTATGTTGGTGTGATAATCGTAGGCGTGTACCAGATCAGTGCGGGTGAAATGACCGTTGGTGCATTGTTTGCCTGCTCGATTCTAGCAGGGCGTACTATTGCTCCCATCGCTCAAGTCGCGGGTATCTTGGCCCGCTGGCAGCATGTCAAGGTTGCCATGGAAGGGCTGGACAGTTTGATGACCGCGCCGGTTGAGCGTCCATTCGGCCGCCGGTTCGCTCGCAGTCATGCACTGCGTGGACACTATCGTCTTGAGGAAGTACGTTTGAATTATCAGTCGGATGGCCCTCCTGCCTTGAACATCCCGCAGTTGGAGGTCCAGCCGGGAACACATGTGGCGCTGCTGGGCGGCAACGGCGCCGGCAAATCTACATTATTGCGTCTGCTTGCCGGACTGACTTCGCCCAACGAAGGGCGCATCCTGTTGGAGGATCTCAGCATCAGCCAGATTGATCCGGCGGACCTGCGTCAAGCGGTCGGTTATCTGCCGCAGGACACTGTATTGTTTTACGGCACATTAAGGGACAACCTGATACCCGACAATGCAGGCCAGACGGATGACGAACTGTTCGCCGCCTTGGACGGTGTCGGCTTAGGTTCTTTTGTCAGGGCTCACCCGTTGGGTCTGGATATGCTGCTTGAAGGCAATAACAGCGTGTCCGGCGGACAGCGGCAGGCCATAGCTCTCGCTCGCCTGCTGTTACAGGATCCGCGGATTGTTCTGCTGGATGAGCCGACTGCAGCGTTCGACAATGAAAACGAGGCTCGGGTGGTTCAGTACCTGCAGACCTGGCTGAAGGGGCGCACGCTCATCCTATCCACGCATAAGCGCGCCCTGCTGACACTGACCGAACGCGCACTGGTTCTACGGCAGGGACGTGTTGTCATGGACGGTCCTCTGACCAGCATCGTCAACGGCAATCAGGTTAAAGTGACGGAGAGCTCCCTATGA
- a CDS encoding HlyD family efflux transporter periplasmic adaptor subunit, with the protein MKASKPSEYALLRSLGDPQHTMEHPSSRPIFWACLVSIVSFVAWANWAELDEVTRGDGRVVPFSRIQKIQSLEGGILEQLMVKEGDVVEAGQLLVKLDNTRFNSAYMESKSHAEALAAAIARLEAETLHKDTIKFPRSVPAKSHFAATETALFKARREKLQESLHSLNSELALARKQLNVIEPLVASRAASEMEALRLSKEIASLNGKISEVNNAYFQEAYTELANKKAELSELEQNLLQRKDQLSRTQVVSPVKGRVNDILITTKGGVIQPGEPIMEVTPIDEQLLVEAKVKPRDVAFLVPGMPARVKITAYDYTVYGDISGTLEQISPDTIEEETLRGKEPFYKILIRTQTSYLKKGDEVLPIKPGMIAEVDIQSGKRTVLNYLLRPLLKARLY; encoded by the coding sequence ATGAAAGCCAGTAAACCTTCTGAGTATGCATTGCTGCGATCGCTTGGCGATCCGCAGCACACCATGGAGCATCCATCCTCTCGACCTATCTTTTGGGCCTGCCTGGTGAGTATCGTGAGCTTTGTCGCCTGGGCCAATTGGGCCGAGCTCGATGAAGTAACGCGCGGTGATGGCCGAGTAGTGCCTTTCAGCCGTATACAGAAGATCCAGAGTCTTGAGGGTGGAATTCTTGAGCAATTGATGGTTAAGGAAGGCGACGTGGTGGAAGCGGGGCAGTTATTGGTCAAACTGGACAATACCCGATTCAATTCAGCCTATATGGAGAGCAAGAGTCATGCAGAAGCCTTGGCGGCCGCTATCGCCAGGCTGGAAGCCGAGACACTGCACAAAGACACGATCAAGTTTCCTCGCAGCGTCCCGGCCAAGAGCCATTTTGCCGCCACCGAAACCGCTCTATTTAAAGCTCGGCGTGAAAAGCTTCAAGAGTCTCTTCATTCACTCAATTCCGAACTGGCGTTAGCGCGTAAACAGTTGAATGTGATCGAACCGCTAGTGGCTTCCCGCGCCGCCAGCGAAATGGAGGCACTGCGCTTGAGCAAGGAAATAGCTTCACTCAACGGGAAAATTTCCGAAGTGAATAATGCTTATTTTCAGGAAGCTTATACCGAACTGGCCAATAAAAAAGCTGAACTCAGCGAGCTTGAACAGAATCTGTTGCAGCGCAAGGATCAGCTGAGCCGTACCCAGGTGGTTTCTCCGGTCAAGGGGCGAGTCAATGATATCCTGATTACCACCAAAGGAGGAGTCATTCAGCCCGGCGAGCCAATCATGGAGGTCACTCCAATCGATGAGCAACTCCTGGTCGAAGCCAAGGTGAAGCCTCGGGATGTCGCTTTCCTTGTGCCAGGCATGCCTGCACGAGTCAAGATCACCGCGTATGATTACACTGTGTACGGTGATATTTCTGGCACTCTGGAACAAATCAGTCCAGACACTATTGAAGAGGAAACCCTCCGCGGCAAAGAGCCTTTCTATAAGATATTGATTCGGACTCAAACCAGTTATCTGAAGAAGGGTGACGAGGTTTTGCCGATCAAGCCGGGCATGATCGCCGAGGTGGATATTCAGAGCGGCAAGCGGACAGTACTCAATTATCTGCTTAGACCGTTACTCAAGGCACGTTTATATTGA
- a CDS encoding response regulator, protein MIEHSWLSTKEAAQLLDVSQRTIQNWVDTGKLKSTKTLGGHRRLMRSDVEGFLVLRESAMPAALSAVAAEPPAANELRVLIVEDDRTLLRLYELKFGEFNVPHRLFLAANGYQGLLLAGKHCPHLVIADLNMPEMNGLQLIQEIRKTADMKDSKIIVATGLKAVDIMKMGTLPEDIMILPKPIPFQTLETILYQQSSIFLKQCLM, encoded by the coding sequence ATGATAGAACATTCATGGCTTAGCACTAAGGAAGCAGCTCAACTACTCGACGTCAGTCAACGCACCATCCAGAACTGGGTCGACACCGGCAAACTGAAATCAACCAAAACCTTGGGCGGACATCGGCGGTTAATGCGCAGCGATGTCGAAGGATTTCTGGTTTTGCGAGAATCGGCCATGCCCGCCGCCCTGTCGGCGGTGGCGGCGGAACCGCCTGCGGCCAATGAACTGAGAGTGCTGATTGTCGAGGACGATCGGACACTCTTGCGGCTCTATGAGCTGAAATTCGGCGAATTTAACGTCCCTCATCGGCTGTTTCTGGCCGCCAACGGCTACCAGGGCCTGCTGCTCGCCGGCAAGCATTGTCCGCATTTGGTCATCGCCGATCTGAACATGCCGGAAATGAACGGCCTGCAGTTGATTCAGGAAATCAGGAAGACAGCCGATATGAAAGACAGCAAGATTATCGTGGCAACCGGACTGAAAGCTGTCGACATCATGAAAATGGGCACCTTGCCGGAAGATATCATGATTCTGCCCAAACCCATCCCTTTCCAGACCCTGGAAACCATTCTTTACCAGCAATCCTCTATATTTCTCAAACAGTGCTTGATGTAG
- a CDS encoding transposase, with the protein MLCHPALRLDDGDWLIIASSDAPQTQAIEAYALRWEIETLFGCLKSRGFNFEDTHLVDPERLSKLFALLALAFAWTYHTGEQLDSHQTILFKLAKIQTTVTLS; encoded by the coding sequence TTGCTTTGTCACCCAGCCTTACGTCTGGACGATGGCGACTGGCTGATCATCGCCAGCTCGGATGCGCCACAAACCCAGGCGATTGAAGCCTATGCCCTGCGCTGGGAAATCGAGACCTTGTTCGGGTGCCTGAAAAGCCGGGGCTTCAACTTTGAAGACACCCATCTGGTTGATCCCGAACGGCTCAGCAAATTATTCGCCTTGCTCGCATTGGCCTTTGCTTGGACCTATCATACCGGCGAGCAACTCGACAGCCACCAGACCATCCTTTTCAAGCTGGCGAAGATACAGACCACGGTTACTCTATCCTAA
- a CDS encoding DUF6398 domain-containing protein, with amino-acid sequence MRADELCQYFGLSPKTGSAKSTAIMELLKSGQADPNWTLPSRMAVNPMVWLIQVNGFIVDARHAPREIQEEAFRRGLIPYLP; translated from the coding sequence ATGCGGGCCGATGAACTGTGCCAGTACTTTGGCCTCAGCCCGAAAACAGGCTCGGCAAAATCGACGGCGATTATGGAGTTGTTGAAGTCCGGGCAGGCCGACCCCAATTGGACACTCCCAAGCCGAATGGCAGTCAATCCAATGGTCTGGCTAATTCAGGTGAACGGTTTTATCGTTGATGCCCGGCATGCGCCGCGAGAGATCCAAGAGGAAGCCTTTCGACGTGGGTTGATTCCCTATCTGCCGTGA
- a CDS encoding DUF6398 domain-containing protein, with translation MSETEQVPAALQGKYDEIVALTDQFCQQHLNEEYRSLCRRMAAKLCRKRPSPVATGKPIRGPVALLIRWAGQLSVRQESDASHAGR, from the coding sequence ATGAGTGAAACAGAGCAGGTGCCGGCGGCGCTGCAGGGAAAATACGACGAGATCGTCGCGCTTACCGATCAATTCTGCCAACAGCATTTGAACGAAGAATATCGGAGCCTTTGTCGACGCATGGCAGCCAAGCTTTGCCGCAAACGTCCGTCACCGGTCGCCACCGGCAAACCAATACGTGGGCCTGTGGCATTGCTTATTCGGTGGGCGGGTCAACTTTCTGTTCGACAAGAGTCAGACGCCTCACATGCGGGCCGATGA
- a CDS encoding recombinase family protein: protein MATKETPSDRKTAAYLRVSTFDQDIEKNKADILHFANHHDLGKVNFVEEIASGRKPWRKRQIAQVLEELQSGDAIIVAELSRLGRGMLECMEILALATRKGIRVFSEGELATGRQHSKQDYCPGVLDGGRD from the coding sequence ATGGCGACTAAAGAGACTCCCTCAGATCGCAAAACAGCCGCTTATCTGCGCGTGTCGACCTTCGACCAGGACATTGAGAAGAACAAGGCTGATATCCTGCACTTTGCCAACCATCACGATCTGGGCAAGGTAAACTTTGTCGAAGAGATTGCCTCCGGACGAAAGCCCTGGCGGAAACGTCAAATTGCACAGGTACTGGAAGAATTGCAGAGCGGTGATGCCATTATCGTGGCCGAACTTTCGCGGCTGGGCCGCGGCATGCTCGAATGCATGGAAATTCTGGCGCTCGCTACGCGAAAGGGTATCCGGGTCTTCAGTGAAGGGGAGCTAGCAACTGGACGACAGCATTCAAAGCAGGATTATTGCCCTGGCGTTCTCGATGGCGGCAGAGATTGA
- a CDS encoding helix-turn-helix domain-containing protein translates to MPKPYSEDLRSRVAEAVAAGHSVRAVALQYKVSPAFVCRMHALWRETGAVQGKPFGGYKRSRLEPYEAAIRAQLAHSPSMTLKELQSWLEDEHSLSVSISAIDKFIRHQLGYRYKKNAGRQ, encoded by the coding sequence ATGCCCAAGCCTTATTCAGAAGATTTACGTAGCCGAGTGGCCGAAGCGGTTGCCGCAGGCCACAGCGTACGGGCCGTGGCTTTGCAATACAAGGTCAGCCCGGCCTTTGTCTGCAGAATGCACGCCTTGTGGCGTGAAACCGGAGCCGTTCAAGGCAAGCCCTTCGGCGGCTACAAACGCTCGCGGCTGGAACCGTATGAAGCCGCTATTAGGGCCCAGCTAGCGCATAGCCCGTCGATGACCTTGAAGGAACTGCAGAGTTGGCTGGAAGACGAACACAGCCTAAGTGTTTCGATTTCAGCCATTGATAAGTTTATTAGGCACCAACTGGGCTATCGCTATAAAAAAAACGCTGGTCGCCAGTGA
- a CDS encoding IS630 family transposase produces MISLLGTNWAIAIKKTLVASEQLREDVARAREQWQTWQQTCDLSQLVFLDEAGVSTDMIRRYGRAFSGARCRDAAPAGHWQTLTFIAGFRAGRLTAPWCLDQAMTGEGFKEYLRSQLGPTLKPGDIVICDNLSAHKVAEVRAIIEAHGAAIKYLLPYSLDLNPIEQVFAKLKALLRQAAERSYDKLWQFIGELLDKFQADECLNLSRYSGYVPM; encoded by the coding sequence TTGATAAGTTTATTAGGCACCAACTGGGCTATCGCTATAAAAAAAACGCTGGTCGCCAGTGAGCAGCTGCGCGAGGATGTCGCCAGGGCTCGCGAGCAATGGCAAACTTGGCAGCAAACCTGCGATCTGTCGCAGTTGGTGTTTCTGGATGAGGCGGGCGTCTCCACGGACATGATCCGCCGCTATGGCCGGGCGTTTAGCGGTGCCCGGTGCCGGGATGCCGCACCGGCTGGCCATTGGCAAACCCTGACCTTCATTGCCGGTTTTCGTGCCGGCCGGCTCACAGCCCCCTGGTGCCTGGATCAGGCCATGACCGGTGAGGGCTTCAAAGAATATCTGCGCTCGCAGCTGGGACCGACCTTAAAGCCCGGCGATATTGTCATCTGTGACAACCTGTCAGCACATAAGGTAGCGGAAGTCCGGGCCATTATTGAAGCACATGGAGCGGCGATTAAATACCTGCTGCCTTATAGTCTTGACCTGAATCCGATCGAGCAGGTCTTTGCTAAACTGAAGGCACTGCTGCGCCAAGCCGCCGAGCGCAGTTACGATAAACTCTGGCAATTCATTGGTGAACTGTTGGATAAGTTTCAGGCTGATGAGTGTCTCAATCTCTCCAGGTATTCTGGCTATGTTCCTATGTAA
- a CDS encoding glycerophosphodiester phosphodiesterase — protein MQLPIIVKRPFRIIAHRGASAYAPENTWPAFKLAMDMGVKDVELDVQLSSDGEVVICHDLSLERYGHSGYAEAMSWPELSELDMGSWFSPYLFHGEKLLRLQDLFERYSSEITYHIELKGKSGKLPDQVYRVIEDFNLSTRVIIISFSYEHLEQIRAIAPYLRLGWLVQQIDDDVLSKAKSLELFQICPRADLLKETAVHLAHSAVPEVRAWGLNGRRKKVLALIQKAIDAGCDGATVNWPDWVSH, from the coding sequence ATGCAGTTGCCTATCATCGTTAAACGCCCGTTCAGAATCATTGCTCACCGTGGCGCATCTGCCTATGCACCCGAAAACACATGGCCCGCTTTTAAATTGGCTATGGACATGGGCGTAAAGGATGTCGAACTTGACGTTCAGCTGTCATCAGATGGTGAAGTAGTGATATGCCATGACTTGTCGTTGGAGCGCTATGGCCACTCAGGCTATGCCGAAGCCATGAGCTGGCCGGAGCTATCGGAACTGGATATGGGATCATGGTTCTCGCCCTATTTGTTTCATGGCGAAAAACTCTTACGGCTCCAGGACCTGTTTGAGAGATACAGTTCTGAAATTACCTATCATATAGAGTTAAAAGGAAAATCCGGCAAACTGCCCGATCAGGTTTACCGTGTTATCGAGGATTTTAATTTAAGCACCCGCGTCATCATTATAAGTTTTTCATACGAGCACCTGGAGCAAATCAGGGCTATTGCCCCCTATTTACGGTTAGGCTGGCTGGTTCAGCAAATAGATGATGATGTGCTTTCAAAAGCCAAATCGCTTGAATTATTTCAAATTTGTCCTCGCGCGGACCTGCTTAAGGAAACAGCTGTCCACCTTGCCCATTCAGCCGTGCCCGAAGTCAGAGCTTGGGGCTTAAACGGGAGGCGTAAGAAAGTCTTGGCGTTGATACAAAAAGCCATCGATGCGGGTTGCGATGGAGCTACAGTTAATTGGCCGGACTGGGTTTCGCATTGA